From the genome of Scytonema hofmannii PCC 7110, one region includes:
- a CDS encoding protein kinase domain-containing protein, with protein MDVMLGRIVGRRYRIKQHLSQSGFDQTYLAEDSDLPGNPICVVKQFMPLFSDANTLQEARRLFFSEARLLLQLGNHDQIPRFLAYFEENQELFLVQKFIHGHDLSKEIISGKQLSETYVITLLQDILQVLKFVHENNIIHRDIKPSNLVRRASDEKIIIIDFLASKELIFLTKRNEFQKQEEDSASTIAIGTPGYMPPEQANGRPRFCSDIYAVGIIGIQALTGIQPREFQEDTNTGEIVWGNQAQVSKKLANILDKMVQRDYKERYQSVDEVLKALRSLGTPTTYISKEDNLSENPVQLNGRWVQRFFGQKQENLDEAEEIAETATLQLIRQPTLSPKTIIQTPEKICEIVQNYIQEEHFDRALATAQQISDEQKHLEALTKVVQAVSKLESNRVLELLAPLQNDPNERVRQLVRELHLISSPQPQSISSEQVLARIEFVQGDLLDLDVDALVNPTGLDVSYGGAISSELFQRLGFELYETLLKQPPLKSGEVFVTDAGSLPSRYLIHTPTKENEGRHTTTSIVRGVAAALVKADSLNDVRTIAFPSVGTGGAGFRPVDLAPKVLRAVINHLKQGSQLEKVIFAFIDEAAYQVYVSVYQTLLRETSLAYGISLIISPEATGVGGDIKASIYLKQIGADNQNDYLLQVAQTQAVGSELNIILTAPGFQFDSDRTTSLPLDPDTAQVTQTAHFRLTALRQGTATITAELYCGDIFETNLETTLQVAGFDEESFLQTSLTTQPRPVPQPDFMLRVQSVWNETNSDCIFNYQLRSFRFPTVFSGETNYQTVSFSSSWLKQMQSMLANTLENISGANPEDGKLSLVSLGHYLFQHLFPTELKSDYRTLIPQNLTFTLLIIADQETWIPWELLHDGQKFLGDRFIIGHWLQELNDTRPYEFPVGAVNVAHYANIEHPQLWATLLEAPGAPPPQLLPEGILHDSTEAIRGMHLIRYSQPSDAVNRRNAPIPIDSTDDAEDIERQMRPAKLNFRRHRPVVTLSYVKTETPELTALEQTWASAFIRAGCSGFIGSLWAVEPSVEAAFMSCFYNRLWAGASLGEAFYTSRQLARAAAPDSLDWLAYVLYGDPMARPYRPVPGDGYAIVEPIGREIDDPLFPGASARFRVSLRRAPPIWHKDRVIEVAENLAFENLQVHIVTYGLQIIPELPITMTRTDKGDYLGWFTLVVPAEMTDPSALVQVYFADGMRPIHSLTFSFKIESRREE; from the coding sequence ATGGATGTAATGTTGGGAAGAATAGTGGGAAGACGTTATCGAATTAAACAACATCTCAGTCAAAGTGGGTTCGATCAAACTTACCTTGCTGAAGATAGCGATCTTCCAGGTAATCCTATATGCGTCGTCAAACAATTCATGCCATTATTTAGTGACGCCAACACGTTACAAGAGGCCAGACGTTTGTTTTTCTCTGAAGCGAGATTGTTATTACAGCTAGGCAACCATGACCAAATTCCTAGATTCTTAGCTTATTTTGAAGAAAATCAAGAATTATTTTTAGTTCAAAAATTTATTCATGGGCATGACTTAAGCAAGGAAATTATTTCAGGTAAGCAATTAAGCGAAACTTATGTCATAACTTTATTGCAAGATATATTGCAGGTACTAAAATTTGTTCATGAGAATAATATAATACATCGTGATATAAAACCTTCCAATCTAGTCAGACGTGCATCAGACGAAAAAATAATCATAATCGACTTTCTGGCAAGTAAAGAATTAATTTTTCTCACTAAAAGAAATGAATTTCAAAAACAGGAAGAAGACTCAGCATCAACGATTGCAATTGGTACTCCAGGCTATATGCCTCCAGAACAAGCTAATGGTCGCCCTCGATTCTGCAGTGATATATATGCTGTAGGTATAATTGGAATTCAGGCACTAACAGGAATACAACCGCGAGAATTTCAAGAAGATACTAATACAGGTGAAATTGTTTGGGGCAATCAAGCTCAAGTTAGCAAAAAGTTAGCAAACATCTTAGATAAGATGGTACAACGTGATTATAAAGAACGCTACCAGTCTGTAGATGAAGTATTGAAAGCTCTCCGCAGTTTGGGGACTCCTACAACTTACATTTCCAAAGAAGACAATCTTTCTGAAAACCCTGTTCAATTGAATGGGCGATGGGTACAGAGATTTTTTGGACAGAAGCAGGAAAACCTAGATGAAGCAGAAGAAATAGCAGAAACAGCAACATTACAGCTCATAAGACAGCCAACACTATCACCTAAAACTATTATACAAACACCAGAGAAAATATGTGAAATCGTTCAGAATTATATTCAGGAAGAACACTTTGACCGAGCGTTAGCAACAGCGCAGCAAATTTCAGATGAACAAAAGCATTTAGAAGCATTGACAAAAGTTGTCCAAGCAGTAAGCAAATTGGAAAGTAATCGTGTTCTTGAATTACTAGCGCCACTTCAAAATGACCCTAATGAAAGAGTACGTCAATTAGTAAGAGAACTCCATCTCATCAGTTCTCCTCAACCCCAATCTATCTCCAGCGAGCAGGTGCTTGCACGTATTGAATTTGTTCAAGGGGATCTACTGGATCTGGATGTGGATGCTCTGGTAAACCCCACAGGCTTAGACGTAAGTTATGGCGGTGCTATTAGTTCGGAACTTTTTCAAAGATTAGGCTTTGAGCTTTATGAGACATTGCTGAAGCAACCGCCTCTTAAATCTGGTGAAGTGTTTGTTACTGATGCTGGCTCTCTACCATCTCGCTACCTAATACATACACCCACAAAAGAGAACGAAGGTCGGCATACAACTACAAGTATAGTACGGGGAGTTGCTGCCGCTTTAGTCAAGGCAGATAGCCTGAACGATGTTCGGACAATAGCTTTTCCCTCAGTGGGAACTGGAGGGGCGGGATTTCGTCCAGTCGATTTAGCTCCAAAGGTTTTGAGAGCCGTTATAAATCACTTAAAACAAGGCAGTCAGCTAGAGAAAGTTATTTTTGCATTTATAGACGAAGCTGCATATCAGGTTTATGTTAGCGTTTACCAAACATTACTTCGGGAAACGAGTTTAGCTTATGGTATCTCATTGATTATATCGCCAGAAGCAACTGGAGTTGGTGGAGACATAAAAGCTTCAATCTATTTAAAGCAAATTGGAGCGGATAACCAGAATGATTATTTGCTTCAAGTTGCACAAACTCAAGCTGTTGGAAGTGAACTGAATATAATTTTAACTGCCCCCGGTTTTCAGTTCGACAGCGATCGCACTACAAGTTTACCCCTTGACCCCGATACTGCTCAAGTCACACAGACTGCTCATTTTCGCCTAACTGCACTTCGACAAGGTACAGCCACAATTACCGCCGAACTTTACTGTGGAGATATCTTTGAGACAAACCTGGAAACTACATTGCAAGTTGCAGGATTTGACGAAGAAAGTTTTCTGCAAACAAGCCTCACAACTCAACCCCGTCCTGTCCCTCAACCTGATTTTATGCTCCGGGTACAATCAGTATGGAATGAAACTAATTCTGACTGTATATTCAATTATCAACTTAGAAGCTTCCGTTTTCCTACGGTATTTTCCGGAGAAACCAATTATCAAACGGTATCATTTTCCAGTAGTTGGCTTAAGCAGATGCAGAGTATGTTAGCAAATACGCTGGAAAATATATCTGGGGCTAACCCTGAAGACGGTAAATTATCTTTGGTGTCTCTCGGTCACTACCTATTTCAGCACCTCTTTCCCACAGAACTAAAAAGCGACTACCGCACTTTAATACCCCAAAATCTCACTTTTACTTTACTAATTATCGCAGACCAAGAAACCTGGATACCTTGGGAACTATTGCATGATGGGCAAAAGTTTCTGGGCGATCGCTTCATCATTGGTCACTGGTTACAGGAATTAAACGACACCCGACCCTATGAGTTTCCCGTGGGTGCGGTTAATGTCGCCCACTACGCCAATATCGAACACCCGCAACTCTGGGCTACCCTCCTCGAAGCCCCAGGTGCGCCTCCACCTCAGCTTTTACCGGAAGGCATCTTGCACGATTCCACCGAAGCCATACGAGGTATGCATTTAATTCGCTACAGCCAACCATCAGATGCAGTTAACCGCCGTAACGCTCCTATACCTATAGATAGCACTGACGACGCCGAAGACATTGAACGTCAAATGCGTCCCGCCAAACTAAACTTTCGTCGCCATCGTCCAGTTGTTACCTTATCCTACGTGAAAACCGAAACTCCAGAGTTAACAGCATTAGAACAAACTTGGGCATCAGCTTTCATCCGCGCTGGATGTAGCGGCTTTATTGGCTCCCTTTGGGCTGTAGAACCATCTGTGGAAGCTGCTTTTATGAGTTGCTTCTACAACCGTTTGTGGGCTGGTGCTTCCTTGGGCGAAGCTTTTTATACCAGTCGCCAGTTAGCCCGTGCAGCTGCACCTGACTCCCTTGACTGGTTAGCTTACGTACTGTACGGCGATCCAATGGCGCGTCCTTACCGTCCTGTTCCGGGTGATGGTTATGCTATTGTAGAACCTATAGGACGGGAAATTGATGACCCATTGTTCCCTGGAGCAAGCGCTCGTTTTCGCGTTAGTTTGCGGCGAGCGCCACCTATTTGGCATAAAGATAGAGTCATCGAAGTTGCAGAGAATCTTGCCTTTGAAAATCTGCAAGTTCATATTGTAACTTATGGACTCCAAATCATTCCAGAATTGCCCATCACAATGACGCGCACTGATAAAGGTGATTATTTAGGCTGGTTTACTTTAGTTGTACCTGCTGAAATGACCGATCCATCAGCTTTAGTTCAGGTGTACTTTGCAGATGGGATGCGACCAATTCACAGCCTCACCTTTTCCTTCAAAATTGAGAGCAGGAGGGAAGAATGA
- a CDS encoding CHAT domain-containing protein: MSGISSAVRHQTMASFLPILVRTESYNIDWHQFKKSATDEELLTFTNKVLDSFWRLEKAINQAKSIKLDAEICQKEMKELAKWGLAAYRRFFEDERSRQIIEGRCKMMGSETPAPTFISERVLFPWEVLYAGDNYQEANPAMFWGLRYTPARILTPDKDISRFLAERTTPLDMMFCLHHRLREAHQNEWLQIQKLIRTLQNSRCSLLSAVGKLTGIESGENLLDYLIEANHNILHFACHCLSEQLEVDTLLFSMIKDEGQEGEPLVIQLGTIAFILVKEDKQFQCQPLVFLNACQSAGGTDALRKTFNLPQMFIKRGAEAVIATACPVPDRFAAAFAQQFYTFFIEKQMTIGEALQATRKYFIEEYNNPLGLAYGLYSPAYYRLTQPLATVGVAT; encoded by the coding sequence ATGAGTGGTATCAGTAGCGCCGTCCGCCATCAAACAATGGCATCTTTTTTACCTATTTTAGTCCGTACAGAATCTTATAATATTGATTGGCATCAGTTTAAAAAAAGCGCCACTGACGAAGAATTACTCACATTTACAAACAAGGTTTTAGATTCTTTCTGGAGACTAGAAAAAGCAATTAATCAAGCAAAAAGCATCAAGTTAGATGCAGAGATTTGTCAGAAAGAAATGAAGGAACTTGCAAAGTGGGGTTTAGCTGCTTACCGGAGATTTTTTGAAGACGAACGCTCTCGTCAAATTATCGAAGGTCGTTGTAAAATGATGGGTAGTGAAACCCCTGCACCCACTTTTATATCAGAACGAGTCCTTTTTCCTTGGGAAGTCTTGTATGCAGGAGATAATTATCAAGAAGCTAATCCAGCAATGTTTTGGGGATTGCGCTACACCCCGGCTCGAATTCTGACTCCCGATAAAGATATTTCTCGGTTTTTGGCAGAAAGAACTACACCATTAGATATGATGTTTTGTCTGCATCATCGATTGAGAGAAGCTCATCAAAATGAATGGTTGCAAATTCAAAAACTGATTCGTACTTTACAAAATAGCCGTTGCTCTCTTCTTTCAGCAGTAGGTAAATTAACGGGGATTGAAAGTGGAGAAAACCTACTTGATTATTTAATAGAAGCCAACCATAACATCTTGCATTTTGCCTGTCACTGTCTCTCAGAACAGTTAGAAGTTGATACGCTGCTATTTTCTATGATAAAGGATGAAGGACAAGAAGGAGAACCTTTAGTTATTCAGTTAGGAACAATAGCTTTTATTTTAGTCAAAGAAGATAAACAATTCCAGTGCCAACCTTTAGTATTTCTTAATGCTTGTCAGTCAGCAGGGGGAACTGATGCATTACGCAAAACTTTTAACTTACCTCAAATGTTTATTAAACGGGGTGCAGAGGCGGTCATAGCCACCGCTTGTCCGGTACCAGACCGTTTTGCTGCAGCTTTCGCTCAACAATTTTATACTTTTTTTATCGAGAAACAAATGACTATCGGGGAAGCATTGCAAGCTACCCGCAAATATTTTATAGAGGAGTACAATAATCCTTTAGGTCTTGCTTATGGTCTTTATAGTCCTGCTTACTACCGATTAACTCAACCTCTTGCTACAGTAGGTGTCGCCACATGA